In a single window of the Flavivirga spongiicola genome:
- a CDS encoding glycoside hydrolase family 172 protein yields the protein MKNNLILLVTVLIMSCNSSKKDNTFLLSDIQEYYKAAPDGVETRWYSSENKKGEKGKGGMTNKGAKGDAFTMIGPGDKTVILDYNGAGIITKIWSANSIQWVEEDRRKLSINMYWDGEEKPAVSVPFTDFFGVGLGLTSTFENKFFAMPEGRSFNCAIPMPFRKAAKVEIVNESDKFIMFYYKINMVKIPKLDDNALYFHAYWNRDTATVKGVDYAILPKIEGRGRYLGTNIGVIGSEKYKGTWFGEGEAKIFLDGDTKYPTLVGTGTEDYIGTGWGQGEYANRIQGSTVSNRKHDIYTFYRFHTYDPVYFHNDCRVTIQQIGNSRKGGIIRLNKNGADITPVWSYVEKDGYDAAKRYLDMENPPALESEEFPGASSTNFYRSDDVSATAYFYLDKPSSNLPTLPSVDLRVKHIKEKVFDKLK from the coding sequence ATGAAAAACAATTTAATATTATTAGTAACTGTATTGATAATGAGTTGTAATAGCTCGAAGAAGGACAATACTTTTTTACTTTCAGACATTCAAGAATATTATAAAGCTGCACCAGATGGTGTGGAAACTCGTTGGTATAGTTCAGAAAACAAAAAGGGAGAAAAAGGCAAAGGAGGAATGACCAATAAAGGTGCTAAGGGAGATGCATTTACAATGATTGGGCCAGGTGATAAAACGGTAATTTTGGATTATAATGGTGCTGGTATTATTACAAAAATATGGTCGGCAAACTCAATACAATGGGTAGAAGAAGATCGACGAAAATTAAGCATTAATATGTATTGGGATGGTGAGGAAAAACCAGCTGTGTCTGTCCCATTTACTGATTTTTTTGGTGTCGGCTTAGGCTTAACAAGCACTTTTGAAAATAAATTCTTTGCCATGCCAGAAGGACGTTCATTTAACTGTGCAATACCTATGCCATTTCGTAAAGCCGCTAAGGTTGAAATTGTAAATGAGTCTGACAAGTTTATCATGTTCTATTATAAGATCAATATGGTTAAAATTCCAAAATTGGATGATAACGCTTTATATTTTCACGCCTATTGGAATAGAGATACAGCCACTGTTAAGGGGGTTGATTATGCAATCTTACCTAAAATAGAGGGAAGAGGACGATATTTAGGAACTAATATTGGTGTTATTGGCAGTGAAAAATATAAAGGAACTTGGTTTGGAGAAGGAGAAGCAAAAATCTTTCTAGACGGCGATACTAAGTATCCTACGTTAGTGGGCACAGGAACCGAAGATTATATTGGCACTGGTTGGGGACAAGGAGAATATGCCAATAGAATTCAAGGAAGTACAGTATCTAATAGAAAACATGATATATATACCTTTTATCGTTTTCATACCTACGACCCTGTTTACTTTCATAATGATTGTCGTGTAACTATTCAACAAATTGGGAATTCAAGAAAAGGAGGAATTATAAGATTAAATAAAAATGGTGCAGACATAACACCTGTGTGGTCTTATGTCGAAAAGGATGGTTATGATGCTGCTAAGCGGTATTTAGATATGGAAAATCCTCCCGCATTAGAGAGTGAGGAATTCCCTGGTGCATCATCTACAAATTTTTATAGAAGTGATGATGTATCAGCTACCGCTTATTTTTATTTAGACAAGCCATCATCTAATCTTCCTACTTTACCTTCTGTAGATTTAAGAGTTAAGCATATTAAGGAAAAAGTATTTGATAAATTAAAATAA
- a CDS encoding beta-N-acetylhexosaminidase, with protein sequence MRYYLYSFILILLLSSCSEKNKTFVESEISIIPRPVKLVLAEESFAFKEGLQIHINSEEQKTAANYLIGLINKTAGYQLELKENQGASIVFEKMDGLQPEAYQLDVTPKQITVKASDAAGYFYGVQSIHQLLSKEVSDETKKTKWLVPSLSITDAPRFKWRAYMLDESRYFHGEEFVKQMLDQMALLKMNVFHWHLVDDAGWRIEIKKYPLLTEIGAFRKDTEIEWWGSGKTSGEPHGGFYTQQQIKDIVAYASERNITVVPEFEMPGHSSAAIAAYTWLGTAGVDIDVPVKFGRLYDNYDVTKPEVIQFIKDVLLEIFEIFPSEVIHIGGDEVGYKVWEESKPVQKYMKENGIKTPADLQIDFTNKISKFIERNGRRMMGWNEIMGVNIHEGFKEKKHDKAAETELAKNVVVHFWKGNLKLATEAAEKGYGIVNSIHTHTYLDYNYNDISLEKAYKFNPIPKGLDEQYHKNIYGSGCQMWSEWTPTNPDVERQTFPRIAAYAEVGWTKLEKKDFESFKIALKKLQKYWSSLGINYQVIKF encoded by the coding sequence ATGCGTTATTATTTATATTCGTTTATTCTAATCTTATTATTAAGTAGTTGCTCAGAAAAAAATAAAACATTTGTAGAATCGGAAATTTCAATAATTCCCAGGCCTGTTAAACTTGTTTTAGCCGAGGAATCTTTTGCTTTTAAAGAAGGTCTTCAGATTCACATAAACTCTGAAGAACAAAAAACAGCAGCTAATTACCTTATAGGTCTTATTAATAAAACAGCGGGCTACCAGTTAGAATTAAAAGAAAATCAAGGTGCTTCTATAGTCTTCGAAAAAATGGATGGACTACAGCCAGAAGCCTATCAATTGGATGTCACACCTAAACAAATAACTGTTAAAGCAAGTGATGCAGCAGGGTACTTTTACGGAGTACAATCGATTCATCAGTTATTGTCAAAAGAAGTTTCAGATGAAACTAAAAAAACAAAATGGTTAGTCCCATCGCTGTCAATTACGGATGCACCACGATTTAAATGGCGAGCATATATGTTGGATGAGTCACGTTATTTTCATGGCGAGGAATTTGTAAAGCAAATGTTGGATCAAATGGCATTGCTAAAGATGAACGTATTTCATTGGCATTTAGTTGATGATGCTGGGTGGCGAATAGAAATAAAAAAATATCCGTTGTTAACAGAAATTGGAGCATTCCGTAAGGATACAGAAATTGAATGGTGGGGTAGTGGTAAAACTTCTGGAGAACCACATGGAGGTTTTTATACTCAACAGCAGATTAAAGATATTGTTGCCTATGCATCTGAAAGAAATATTACGGTAGTTCCAGAATTTGAAATGCCTGGTCACTCCAGTGCTGCCATAGCCGCTTATACCTGGTTAGGTACCGCAGGTGTTGATATAGATGTACCCGTGAAATTTGGAAGATTATATGATAATTATGATGTGACCAAACCAGAAGTTATCCAATTTATTAAGGATGTATTATTAGAAATTTTTGAAATATTTCCTTCCGAAGTGATTCATATTGGAGGTGATGAAGTGGGTTATAAAGTTTGGGAGGAATCAAAACCTGTTCAAAAATACATGAAAGAAAATGGTATAAAAACACCAGCAGATTTGCAGATAGATTTTACTAATAAAATTTCTAAATTTATAGAACGAAATGGACGTAGAATGATGGGGTGGAATGAAATTATGGGGGTTAACATTCATGAAGGATTTAAAGAAAAGAAACATGATAAAGCAGCCGAAACCGAATTGGCTAAAAATGTAGTGGTACACTTTTGGAAAGGTAATTTGAAACTCGCTACTGAAGCTGCTGAAAAAGGATACGGTATCGTTAATTCTATTCATACCCATACGTATTTAGATTATAATTATAATGATATAAGTTTAGAGAAAGCTTATAAATTTAATCCAATCCCTAAAGGATTGGACGAGCAATATCATAAAAACATATACGGATCTGGTTGCCAAATGTGGAGTGAATGGACACCTACAAATCCTGATGTTGAACGTCAAACATTCCCAAGAATAGCCGCATACGCAGAAGTGGGGTGGACAAAGCTGGAAAAAAAGGATTTTGAAAGTTTTAAAATAGCTTTGAAAAAATTGCAAAAATATTGGAGTTCATTAGGTATTAATTATCAAGTGATTAAATTTTAG
- a CDS encoding alpha/beta hydrolase — protein MNNRTIKFVNTFMLIFLFSLIASSQTNEIVYLWPDKVSGKNKIKHDAVQTPDTTGHVVRLTDVTNPTLTVFKPKDSISNGIGVIVCPGGGYKILAIDKEGYEVAEWLNTLGFTAFVLQYSVPDKREAALYDIQRAIRIIRGKAKTWHLSTNKIGVIGFSAGGSLTARASTLYSKNMYPNIDSFDNISSRPDFSLLIYPAYLDEGEDRTLTSELLVDNNTPPMFIFGTIDDPYGNSALVMARALRDAKASVELHVLPAGGHGYGLRSGNIAAETWPVLAEKWLRKIITD, from the coding sequence ATGAATAATAGAACTATAAAATTTGTAAACACGTTTATGTTAATATTTTTGTTTTCTTTAATAGCTAGTTCGCAAACCAATGAGATTGTTTATTTATGGCCGGATAAAGTATCAGGGAAAAATAAAATAAAACATGACGCGGTTCAAACTCCGGATACAACAGGTCATGTTGTTAGGTTAACAGATGTAACAAATCCTACTTTAACTGTATTTAAACCAAAAGATTCTATTAGTAATGGGATTGGAGTCATTGTGTGCCCAGGTGGCGGATATAAGATATTAGCAATAGATAAAGAAGGGTATGAAGTTGCAGAATGGCTAAATACATTAGGGTTTACCGCTTTTGTATTACAATATAGTGTTCCAGATAAGCGAGAAGCCGCTTTATACGATATTCAAAGAGCGATTAGAATAATAAGAGGCAAAGCCAAAACATGGCATTTGAGCACTAATAAAATTGGAGTTATTGGATTTTCTGCGGGAGGAAGTTTAACGGCAAGAGCCAGTACATTATATTCTAAAAACATGTATCCCAATATCGACAGCTTTGATAACATATCTTCCCGTCCAGATTTTTCGCTATTAATTTACCCTGCATATTTAGATGAAGGAGAAGATAGAACACTCACTTCAGAATTATTGGTAGATAATAATACACCGCCAATGTTTATTTTTGGAACAATAGATGATCCCTATGGAAATAGTGCCTTAGTCATGGCACGGGCATTAAGGGATGCTAAAGCTTCGGTAGAACTACACGTACTTCCTGCCGGTGGACATGGATATGGGCTGCGCTCTGGGAATATTGCAGCCGAAACCTGGCCAGTCTTGGCCGAAAAATGGTTAAGAAAAATAATTACAGATTAA
- a CDS encoding hybrid sensor histidine kinase/response regulator, with protein sequence MLKVLKYVLFYLLSISVYSQNSDIKFDYIDDNNGLSSNSVLSISQDSLGFMWFATRYGLNRYDGYEVKTYYRNTEDENSISNNHINKVFKDSNHNLWVATKSGVNRYNKNFDSFTRLEIKNNALDFTNDYFIDIIEDSNKSIWLLSLASLVKCRTFDIKNANPKLESYHDLSTIKPKCLYVDKENTIWIGAEEGLFIIKNKRLSPYKLINTKHTETIISINKIYELDNGELALATENAGLQVLNIKSQRIINYLRNDNNNENSLVNDRVRSIFESKKGDIWLGTRDGLSVLNHEKNRVTNFLHKSIDQNSISDNSIKDIFEDNAGGIWLATYAGGVNYYHPENSKFKHIKRDFINSNSLSSDKISFLYKDKGGVLWIGTEGSGINRYNEGNGVIKSYSNFPDHYEALDNIKAIAESNNQYLWLGTNGGLSKFDKETHTFTNFTNNPLDPNSLSYDQIHSILHDSGILWIGTNGGGLNKFDISKNTFQVFKSNDSESGIISDNINHLLQEKNGGLWIGTEAGIDFLLPDKLNFNRSDAFKQLQRKLNPSINNVLFSDDHNYLWIGTEGDGLISINKDKHSIQFYTRADGLPGNIVYAIEQDKKSNIWISTNKGLSKLTLNYLKDSIELVKVNNFNKKDGLQGNLFSYRSSFKDRFGMMYFGGVKGYNTFYPSQILDTSSRPSVIFTDFKINYETIKPGDKKSPLVTDITKASNITLKYDQQPFSFTYAGLQFINPNNLYYSYQLEGIDDDWVIAGKERTLTYTRLHEGSYELRIKASDNLNQWGDDYTKIAITILPPPWRSWWAYLLYVFVSILALIFAIYYTNKWFQLKNILALEKLSKEKEHELHERKVKFFTDVSHELRTPLTLILTPLEKLMDETKNNLKFNKKIRIIQNNSRKMLLLINQLLDLRKFETGHVKLEIAEGNISKFIKETTLPFREMAKIKGMDFSYKPSKPHISFCFDRVKMEIIIYNLLSNAFKAISSHGSVEVRLEELSKKDELGDVRPFVKIEVEDNGKGIPEKYTKSIFDRFYQSENDTQLGVNSSGIGLELTKRMVKLHQGTITVFSKMPTDTTAGKTIFTIEIPQGNIDLESKPIKREHAKGNEQSLYKTELLKSELYDYQVESESRKFDEILSLGKDTPALLVVEDNKSISNLICDLFKDDFKVRTAYNGKEGWNKILENIPDIVISDIMMPEMDGLELCRMLKTDKRTCHIPVILLTARTSVTFKYEGMETGADDYVKKPFSTKYLSMRVKSLLHQRKLVQEHLFRNSVIQPKELGLNSTDEVLLTKAVKYIEENLDNPELSVENLSNHLGLSRVHFYRKIKSIANVTAVDFIKNVRLKKAIQLLESDSYSIKEVRYLTGFNDATYFRTSFKKLFGVNPSQYIKESKSGNK encoded by the coding sequence ATGTTAAAAGTCTTAAAATACGTATTATTTTATTTACTATCCATATCGGTATATTCTCAAAATAGTGATATTAAGTTTGATTATATTGATGATAATAATGGACTTTCCAGTAATTCTGTTTTATCTATAAGCCAAGATTCTTTAGGTTTTATGTGGTTTGCTACTCGGTATGGGCTAAATCGTTATGATGGCTACGAAGTAAAAACATATTATCGCAACACAGAAGATGAAAATTCTATAAGCAATAATCATATTAATAAAGTTTTTAAAGATAGTAATCATAATTTATGGGTAGCTACTAAAAGTGGTGTAAACCGCTATAACAAAAATTTTGATAGTTTCACTAGGCTAGAAATTAAAAACAATGCATTGGATTTTACAAATGACTATTTTATAGATATTATTGAAGATTCCAATAAGAGTATTTGGCTTTTAAGCTTAGCATCTTTGGTTAAGTGTAGAACTTTTGATATCAAAAATGCGAATCCAAAATTAGAATCTTACCACGATCTTTCTACTATTAAGCCTAAATGCTTATATGTCGATAAAGAAAACACTATTTGGATAGGAGCGGAAGAAGGGCTTTTTATTATAAAAAACAAACGCCTCTCTCCTTATAAATTAATTAATACAAAACATACAGAAACAATAATCTCAATTAATAAAATTTATGAATTAGATAATGGAGAGCTAGCACTTGCAACCGAAAATGCAGGCTTGCAGGTATTAAATATAAAAAGCCAAAGAATCATTAATTATTTACGGAATGATAACAATAATGAAAACTCTTTGGTTAATGATAGGGTAAGATCGATTTTTGAATCAAAGAAGGGAGATATATGGCTTGGAACTCGAGATGGTTTAAGTGTCTTAAATCATGAAAAGAATCGTGTTACAAACTTTTTGCATAAATCAATAGATCAAAATTCGATTAGTGATAATTCAATAAAAGATATTTTTGAAGATAATGCTGGAGGGATTTGGTTGGCTACCTATGCAGGTGGAGTTAATTATTATCATCCCGAAAATTCAAAATTTAAGCATATTAAAAGGGATTTTATAAATTCTAATAGCCTATCATCAGATAAGATTTCTTTTTTGTATAAAGATAAAGGAGGTGTTTTATGGATTGGTACAGAAGGTAGTGGTATTAACAGGTATAATGAAGGAAATGGTGTTATAAAGTCTTACTCCAATTTTCCAGATCATTATGAGGCTTTAGATAATATCAAAGCGATTGCAGAGTCCAATAATCAATACCTATGGCTAGGAACCAATGGCGGGCTTAGTAAGTTTGATAAAGAAACACATACATTTACTAATTTTACTAATAACCCTTTAGATCCTAATTCTCTTTCTTATGATCAAATTCATTCTATTTTACATGATTCTGGAATTTTATGGATTGGAACCAACGGAGGTGGTTTAAATAAGTTTGATATTTCTAAAAATACATTTCAAGTTTTTAAATCTAATGATTCTGAATCTGGTATTATTTCAGATAATATAAATCATTTGTTACAAGAAAAAAATGGAGGACTATGGATCGGTACTGAAGCAGGAATAGACTTTTTACTTCCGGATAAATTAAATTTTAATCGTTCTGATGCCTTTAAACAATTACAGAGAAAACTAAACCCTAGTATTAATAATGTGCTATTTAGTGACGATCATAACTATTTATGGATAGGCACAGAAGGAGACGGATTGATAAGTATTAACAAAGATAAACACAGCATTCAATTTTATACACGAGCGGATGGATTACCAGGAAACATTGTTTATGCTATAGAGCAAGATAAAAAATCTAATATTTGGATAAGTACAAATAAAGGGTTGTCTAAACTCACTTTAAATTATCTTAAAGATTCCATTGAGCTTGTTAAAGTAAATAATTTTAATAAAAAAGATGGATTACAAGGAAATCTGTTTTCATACAGGTCTTCATTTAAAGATCGTTTTGGAATGATGTATTTTGGAGGGGTAAAGGGATATAACACGTTTTACCCCAGTCAAATTCTTGATACATCTTCGAGGCCTTCAGTTATTTTTACCGATTTTAAAATAAACTATGAGACCATTAAGCCTGGTGATAAAAAATCACCACTAGTAACAGATATTACTAAAGCATCAAATATCACACTAAAATATGATCAGCAACCGTTTTCGTTTACCTATGCTGGGTTGCAATTTATTAATCCCAATAATTTATACTATTCGTATCAATTAGAAGGTATTGATGATGATTGGGTTATAGCTGGAAAAGAACGTACGTTAACTTATACACGTTTGCACGAGGGGAGTTATGAGCTTAGAATAAAGGCCTCAGACAATCTAAATCAATGGGGAGATGATTATACTAAAATTGCAATTACTATTTTACCTCCACCTTGGCGCTCCTGGTGGGCATATTTATTATATGTATTTGTAAGTATTTTGGCTTTAATCTTTGCTATATATTATACAAATAAGTGGTTTCAATTAAAAAACATATTGGCATTAGAAAAACTTAGTAAAGAAAAGGAGCACGAACTTCATGAAAGAAAAGTTAAGTTTTTTACAGATGTTTCACATGAATTGCGTACACCACTTACTTTAATACTGACGCCTCTGGAAAAGTTAATGGATGAGACTAAGAATAATTTAAAGTTTAATAAAAAAATTAGAATTATTCAAAATAATAGTAGAAAGATGTTATTGCTTATTAATCAGCTTTTAGATCTTCGAAAATTTGAAACGGGTCATGTAAAATTAGAAATTGCCGAAGGCAATATTTCTAAATTCATAAAAGAAACAACACTTCCTTTTAGAGAAATGGCGAAAATTAAAGGAATGGATTTTAGTTATAAACCTTCAAAACCTCATATTAGTTTTTGCTTTGACAGGGTAAAGATGGAAATAATTATTTATAACTTATTATCTAATGCATTTAAAGCAATTTCATCCCATGGAAGCGTGGAGGTGAGACTAGAAGAATTAAGCAAAAAAGATGAGTTAGGTGATGTTAGGCCTTTTGTTAAAATTGAAGTAGAAGATAATGGTAAAGGTATTCCTGAAAAATATACTAAAAGTATTTTTGATCGATTTTACCAATCGGAAAACGATACACAATTAGGAGTTAATAGTAGCGGTATAGGGCTTGAGTTGACTAAAAGAATGGTAAAACTACATCAAGGAACTATTACGGTGTTTAGTAAAATGCCTACAGACACAACAGCAGGAAAAACGATTTTTACTATAGAAATACCACAAGGCAATATAGATCTAGAAAGTAAGCCAATAAAAAGAGAGCATGCTAAAGGTAATGAACAATCATTGTATAAAACGGAGTTGCTAAAATCTGAATTATATGACTACCAAGTTGAATCTGAAAGCAGAAAATTTGATGAGATCTTAAGCTTGGGAAAAGATACACCTGCTTTGTTAGTTGTAGAGGATAACAAGTCTATTTCTAATTTAATATGTGATTTATTTAAAGATGATTTTAAAGTTAGAACGGCTTACAATGGAAAAGAAGGGTGGAATAAAATTTTAGAAAATATTCCAGATATTGTAATTAGTGATATCATGATGCCGGAAATGGATGGTCTGGAATTATGTAGGATGCTAAAAACAGATAAAAGAACCTGTCATATTCCAGTTATATTGTTAACTGCCAGAACATCGGTTACATTTAAGTACGAAGGTATGGAAACCGGTGCCGATGATTATGTTAAAAAACCTTTTAGCACAAAATACCTTTCAATGCGGGTTAAAAGTTTATTACACCAGCGTAAGTTAGTACAAGAGCATTTATTTAGAAATAGTGTTATACAGCCAAAAGAACTAGGCTTAAACTCAACAGATGAGGTTTTATTAACGAAAGCTGTAAAATATATAGAAGAGAATCTAGATAATCCTGAACTTTCTGTTGAGAACCTGAGCAATCATTTAGGATTAAGTAGAGTACATTTTTACAGAAAAATAAAAAGCATTGCAAATGTTACAGCTGTAGATTTTATTAAAAACGTAAGATTAAAAAAAGCAATACAATTATTAGAATCTGATAGCTATAGTATTAAGGAAGTAAGATATCTTACAGGATTTAATGATGCTACATATTTTAGAACGTCTTTTAAAAAATTATTTGGCGTAAACCCTTCTCAATATATTAAAGAATCTAAATCAGGTAACAAATAG
- a CDS encoding SusC/RagA family TonB-linked outer membrane protein, protein MKKFTILILLLLTTVTVFAQVNITGVVKSAEDGQPLPGASIIEKGTSNGASSDFDGNFSLNVANSDAILVVSYIGYTTLEIAIGTQTRIEIQLQQNAAALDEIVVVGYGTQKKSDVTGSVASVSKDRLEQVPNTNFTQALQGSVPGVSIVNNSANAEGNDVSIIIRGRNSISASNSPLVVLDGVPYSGSISDINPTDIQSIEILKDASSAAIYGSRGANGVILITSKKGKKGKTKISYDGFYGIEEVANLPDLLTPSEFYAFKNIREPGTISDSEEALFQSGGGTNWLNEALGTGYKQQHTLSVSGGGENMNYYVSGSYLNVEGVAVNDSYKRSSLRVNLESDITDWLTLGTNTQLSHGDRSGLPSNWGGDAGAFYMNPLTSLRDENGDFTIYPWPEEVFFGNPLQPTLAANNDVTSKVFTSNYINIDFPFIPGLSYKFNSGVEYTNRNRATYYGRNTKIGLESQGSAETQDILTTNVLIENIINYNREIGKHNLFATALYSYQNNEIERDQVESQGFPNDVLTWYQPNIASLAVSTRDAEEFSIISSMLRLNYSFDSRYLLTLTGRRDGFSGFGSDTKWGNFYSAAIGWNIHNEAFMEDSKFNTLKLRLSYGKNGNQAVGPYETLSRLSELSYLNGSNTAPGYTPSKLGNPSLGWESTTSYNIAVDYGLFNNRFRGSIDVYKSETEDLLLERQISPIHGINTITQNIGKTENFGIDFSLFADVVKTDNFRWNIGSNLTYNKNEIVDLYGNGEDDVLNEWFIGKPIRVNYGYQFDGVYQVGDDIANSAQPSAQPGYAKIVDQNGDGAIDTDKDRVVIGQLDPKYIAGLNMTFSYKNITLNIVSQGAFGVTKANTLLSDLVWGEVRRNTTNKNWWTPDNPTNSYWANHIDANINGVTIFEKADYWRLKDITLSYNLPTNIMDKIGLDRVRLYFTGRNLFTITKFNGLDPELTNNRNIPLQKTYTLGINIGL, encoded by the coding sequence ATGAAAAAATTTACAATTTTAATTTTGCTATTATTAACTACAGTAACAGTGTTTGCGCAAGTAAATATTACTGGTGTAGTTAAATCGGCAGAAGACGGACAGCCTTTACCGGGGGCAAGTATCATAGAGAAGGGGACTAGTAATGGGGCAAGTTCAGATTTTGACGGAAATTTTTCTCTTAATGTTGCTAATTCCGATGCTATTTTGGTGGTATCATATATTGGATATACAACGTTAGAAATTGCTATTGGAACTCAAACACGGATTGAAATTCAACTACAACAAAATGCAGCTGCTTTAGATGAGATAGTAGTTGTAGGATATGGAACGCAAAAGAAAAGTGATGTTACCGGTTCTGTGGCGTCAGTATCAAAAGATCGATTAGAGCAGGTGCCCAATACCAATTTTACACAAGCTTTACAAGGATCTGTTCCGGGTGTTTCCATAGTAAATAATTCAGCAAATGCTGAAGGAAATGATGTTAGTATTATTATTCGGGGGAGGAATTCTATTTCTGCCAGTAATTCTCCTTTAGTGGTTTTAGATGGTGTGCCATATAGTGGAAGTATATCTGATATAAACCCAACAGATATTCAGTCTATTGAGATATTAAAAGATGCCTCATCTGCTGCAATTTATGGATCACGAGGTGCTAATGGGGTCATATTAATTACGTCTAAGAAAGGAAAAAAAGGAAAAACAAAGATTAGTTATGATGGCTTTTATGGTATTGAAGAGGTAGCTAATCTACCTGATCTTTTAACACCATCAGAATTCTATGCCTTTAAAAACATTAGAGAGCCAGGTACAATATCAGATTCCGAAGAAGCGCTTTTTCAAAGTGGAGGTGGTACAAATTGGTTAAATGAAGCTCTTGGAACGGGGTATAAGCAACAGCATACATTATCCGTTTCTGGTGGTGGAGAAAACATGAACTATTATGTGTCAGGAAGTTATTTGAACGTAGAAGGTGTTGCAGTTAATGACTCTTATAAACGGTCATCTCTTCGTGTCAATCTGGAATCAGACATAACAGATTGGTTAACACTTGGTACAAATACACAACTTTCACATGGAGATAGAAGTGGTCTTCCTAGCAACTGGGGAGGTGATGCTGGAGCATTTTATATGAACCCATTAACATCTTTACGTGACGAAAATGGCGATTTCACCATATATCCATGGCCTGAAGAAGTATTCTTTGGGAATCCTTTACAACCTACACTTGCAGCGAATAATGATGTAACTTCTAAAGTATTTACCAGTAATTATATTAATATTGATTTTCCTTTTATTCCAGGCTTGTCATATAAATTTAATTCTGGGGTAGAATATACCAATCGCAATAGAGCGACTTATTATGGTAGAAACACTAAAATTGGATTGGAAAGTCAAGGGTCTGCAGAAACTCAAGACATATTAACAACCAATGTTCTTATAGAAAATATTATAAATTACAACCGCGAAATTGGAAAACATAACTTGTTCGCAACGGCATTATACAGTTATCAAAATAATGAAATAGAGAGAGATCAGGTTGAGTCACAAGGGTTTCCAAATGATGTACTTACTTGGTATCAGCCTAATATAGCAAGTTTAGCAGTTTCGACAAGAGATGCAGAAGAGTTTAGTATTATTTCTTCTATGTTAAGGTTAAACTATAGTTTTGATAGCCGTTATTTATTAACCTTAACAGGAAGGCGAGACGGTTTTTCCGGATTTGGTAGTGATACCAAATGGGGTAATTTTTATTCAGCGGCAATAGGATGGAATATCCATAATGAAGCCTTTATGGAAGATTCTAAATTTAATACTTTAAAGCTTAGGCTGTCTTATGGGAAGAATGGAAACCAGGCAGTAGGGCCTTATGAGACGTTATCAAGACTTTCAGAATTATCATATCTTAATGGTAGCAATACGGCTCCTGGATATACGCCTTCAAAGCTTGGTAACCCATCTTTAGGTTGGGAATCGACAACATCATATAACATAGCTGTAGATTATGGTTTATTTAATAATAGATTTCGCGGTAGTATAGATGTATATAAATCTGAAACAGAAGATCTTTTATTGGAAAGACAAATCTCTCCAATTCATGGAATTAATACGATAACGCAGAATATAGGTAAAACCGAAAATTTTGGAATAGATTTTTCTTTATTTGCCGATGTAGTAAAGACTGATAATTTTAGATGGAATATTGGTAGTAATCTTACTTATAATAAAAATGAAATTGTGGATCTTTATGGAAATGGAGAAGATGATGTTTTGAATGAATGGTTTATAGGTAAACCTATACGCGTAAATTATGGCTATCAATTTGACGGCGTGTATCAAGTTGGAGATGATATTGCAAATTCGGCTCAACCAAGTGCTCAACCAGGATACGCAAAAATTGTAGATCAGAACGGTGATGGAGCTATAGATACAGATAAAGATAGAGTAGTCATTGGACAGTTGGATCCTAAGTACATAGCGGGATTAAACATGACATTTTCTTATAAAAATATTACTTTAAATATTGTTTCACAGGGTGCTTTTGGGGTTACTAAGGCCAATACATTACTTTCAGATCTGGTTTGGGGAGAAGTTCGTAGAAATACCACTAATAAAAATTGGTGGACACCAGATAACCCTACAAATAGTTATTGGGCTAACCATATTGATGCTAATATTAATGGCGTAACGATTTTTGAAAAGGCAGATTATTGGAGGCTAAAAGATATAACACTTTCATATAACCTTCCTACAAACATCATGGATAAAATAGGGCTAGATCGTGTTAGATTATATTTTACTGGACGTAATTTATTTACAATCACCAAATTTAATGGGCTAGATCCAGAGTTAACCAATAACCGCAATATTCCTTTACAAAAAACATACACGTTAGGAATTAATATAGGTCTTTAA